TCGTTTCTGTCCGGGGTATAGAAACGAGGAGTAGAAAAAGGGGTAAATTCTCTATCCCACAGGTTTTGCAGAAAATCAAAATTCGTGATGAGGTTATCCTCGTTGAGGTCAAAGTCAGGGAAATAAAGAACACGAAAACCTTTTTGACTCATTCGAGCTTCATAGTTGCAGCCGTATAAGTCATCCCCAGCAATGTAAAACTGAAGAATACCTTTTTCGGGGAAACCTTCTAAACGAGGGACTTCGCTAAAATTGATTTGTGCCAGAAGATAGAGATAGTCACCATCCGGAGTTTTAGGGTAGTCAAAACCCTTGGGCAAGTATGGAAAACCTGCAAATTTACTCTGCCATAGAGTTGCTGCTTTCGTTGGATGAGCTTGAATTTCAACATATGGTTTGACTGTTGCCTCAAACCTATCCCTGAACTGTTCTAGACCGTCAGGAAGCTCAAGTCTGCTCATTAACTCTACTCCGTACCACTGAGATTTTCTTAATCAATCAGTACGCTCGCCTATCCCTGGAGATTGGGTTGAGCCAGGAAACTCAACGGATACGCCCGTCCAACATCAACACCAAATTCTATTTCCAGGAGATATTAGACCTCCTCGCCTGTACTTTAATCTGGTGAAAAATCTGGTAGAAACTCATCATCAATGACTTGTGCCAGCTCATACAGACACTG
The genomic region above belongs to Coleofasciculus sp. FACHB-1120 and contains:
- a CDS encoding YwqG family protein gives rise to the protein MSRLELPDGLEQFRDRFEATVKPYVEIQAHPTKAATLWQSKFAGFPYLPKGFDYPKTPDGDYLYLLAQINFSEVPRLEGFPEKGILQFYIAGDDLYGCNYEARMSQKGFRVLYFPDFDLNEDNLITNFDFLQNLWDREFTPFSTPRFYTPDRNDCFALTFNQQSAPITTCDYKFDELIGSDVCDAFVNDVDLDYAYNDMYPVGHKLGGYPDCVQEDPRRFLPEDIEPYLLLLQIDTDMKSAEEIGIQWGDNGTCNFFIKDSALRRLDFSDVIYDWACG